Proteins from one Elgaria multicarinata webbii isolate HBS135686 ecotype San Diego chromosome 3, rElgMul1.1.pri, whole genome shotgun sequence genomic window:
- the RETN gene encoding resistin, whose amino-acid sequence MMKTILFLLFAGFVSATWAYTPTCEVDDVLDRKITEAIKSTASNSQLVCQSVTTRGADATCPSGFKPTGCACGMACGSWDIRGDITCHCQCAGIDWTNARCCKIVNGH is encoded by the exons ATGATGAAAACCATATTATTCCTCCTGTTTGCTGGGTTTGTTTCTGCAACATGGGCATATACTCCCACGTGTGAGGTTGATGATGTGCTTGATCGGAAGATCACGGAAGCAATCAAGTCCACAG CAAGCAACAGCCAGCTGGTTTGCCAAAGTGTGACAACCCGTGGTGCTGATGCCACCTGCCCTTCAG GTTTCAAGCCCACTGGGTGtgcctgtggaatggcctgtggTTCCTGGGATATCCGTGGTGACATTACCTGTCATTGTCAGTGTGCCGGAATAGACTGGACTAATGCCCGGTGCTGCAAAATCGTTAATGGTCACTAA